One Gossypium arboreum isolate Shixiya-1 chromosome 13, ASM2569848v2, whole genome shotgun sequence genomic window, TATagcatataaaaattaaatttataataatatataatactataatataactattaaaaatataaatttaataaattttgttcCTGCAATAAAACAATTCTAATTTACAAAGGTATTTAAAATGTTAGATTTGGTTTAAGACTCCTTTCtaccttttcatttatcaaaaattttaaataatgaaaaatatataaaattattaaatattaaattaaatataatatatatttaaaaactttaaaaaatagtATGGACGGATTTAAAAGGATTtagattaattatttataaatataggtagatttaaataaaattttaagtctaTATTTAGGTCGAATTAAGTttgaacaaatataaaatatattaatattatgttTAAGCTTAACGTAAATTACCAACGAACACCTTTAAACGAGATACGAcacttttataaaaaaaagtaCAATCCTTTGTGAGTAGTGTAGGATTAACAACTTCTAGTGAAAGTGGATCAAAATTGATGCAAGTACTAGATAAATGATGATTTCTTATTTTTCACCAATCAAGGCCGCCCATCCTTTTTATGTTTTCCAACAGGAAGACTAGTTCCAACAAAAATAACTCAACGAACATAGGAGGGGGTATTAGTATTCAAGTTAGTGGGCTTATTCTCACGTGAGAAGAATTAAAAGTATTACTAACAAAACCTTGTCTATTTTTAGGGGAAGGGATAGAATGGTGTTAAAATATAGTGCCTCCGGACAGTACACAGTTAAAAAAGCTTACAAGTTTACAGTTTATGGAGAGGCAAAGAGAACCACTGAAAATCATACACAAACATGGAACATGCACATTTAGAGAACCAACTTAGAAGAAGCAGCTACAtatgttgatgatgatgattataCCGATAGAGGGTTTCCGAGTATGGTTACTTGAAATTCTGTTTTAAGTCCAGAATATTCTCCTCAAAAGTAGAAGTGGTAGCATGGGATGGCATAAATGAACGTTTGGTTCCCTTACTCGAACCCGTAAAATCATTTGCAATCCGCGGCATTTGAAATGGGAGGATTGGCGGTGAAACCTCGAAATTTAGCATTCTAATCACTTGTTTGATTGATGGTCGAGAATTGAAATCAGGGTGAGCGCAGCTTAACCCCACAATCATCAACCGTTCCATTTGTTGCTGGTTGAACTTTCCCTCTAGTCGTGGATCAGCTGCTTCAATGTGCTTCCCTTTCGCATACAACCCCCAAAGCCACTCCACTATGTTTATTTCATTCCTATTTGCATTTGCCAATATAGGCCTTCTTCCACAAGCAATCTCCAGAGCAACGATCCCAAAACTGTAAACATCTGTTTCTTGGCTAGCCGTGCCCGATGAAACATACTCTGGAGCCATATACCCTAGCGTCCCCCCGCATTTCGTGCTTTGCGGTGCTTTCTCATGGGACACAATCCTAGCCAACCCGAAATCTCCAAGTTTAGCATTGAAATTTGAATCCAACAATACATTGCTTGCCTTTATATCCCTATGTAACACACATGATTTGCATTCGAAATGCAAGTATTGCAACGAAGAGGCTAGTCCTTGGGCAATATCATACCTTAATCTCCATTCTAACAGCCTTTCTCCGTTGAAAAGATGGGAATCTAAGCTTCCATTCAACATGAACTCATAAACAAGGAGTAATTCCTTCTTTTCATGACACCAACCAATTAGTTGCACCAAGTTCTTATGCCTCAATTGGCTAGTGATCCTTACCTCAGAAGCATACTCTTTTATGCCTTGGCTAGATATCGTTGATATCCTCTTAATTGCTACCTCAGAGTCCAAATCCTTCAAAAATCCTCTATAAACTGCACCAAATCCTCCTTCTCCTATTTTCTGTCGCTTTGCGAAGTTATTAGTGGCTTCAAGCAGTTCAGCAAATGTTCTTTTCTTGGCTCCTGTAACCCTTTCGAACTCCTTGTCCATGGACCTAACTGCAAATACTTCATTTTTTTctctcctcttcttcttcttcttcagaaAAAGAAAGATCAAGCATATCCCAAAAAGCAATATGAAGGAACCAATAACAACAAATCCCACCTTCATTATGGTATTGAATTTGATATTACCTTTTTTATTCCCAGGAATCTGCAAATGTGAACTGAAATACCATGAATGAATGGTGTTCAACTCGTAGTAAATCCCCGTCGCAGATGCAAAGCCGAAAGTTACCCATTCTGGCAAGTAATCCCTCAGATCAAGTTCATACTGCAGGCTTTGTTGGATGGTGGTATTATCTTCTCCAAACCCTGTAAAGGAAACCTGCAAAATTTTCGAACTTGCATTGTAACTGATCCAAACATCAATTATTTCCCCATCCAGACCACCGCTGTACCATTCAATGGTCTTATTCGAAACTACAGAGTTGATATCGATGCCGACGCGATTATTTTCAGGGTCCCAATCATTATGATAAGTATCGAATTCCACAGCAACGAAGGGGTTTTCAGTGGAGTTGAATAAGAGAGTCCCTGTTGCAAGACCGATCCCGCTTCCGTCGGGTGCATCAGGAACATGGTATTCAAGGGAAGCGACGAAAAAGGCAAGCCCATCAGCTGGGGTTATATTGGTTTGAGCTTGGATGGAAAAGGTGAAATGGGTGGTGAAACCGGCAAGGTTCCCAGTGTATTTGTCCCAAAGATGCATCGGCTCAGTATATATGGCATGGCCACTCCTCCAAACGTCGAGATTGGTTAGTTGGATCGTTGAATTTATTGGACGGGCGTCACCTTTGTATCTTATATTGTCATTGCTAGTATCAAAGCTGGTGAAGTTGAAGGATTGTGAAGCTGCCCAAGACAATATCAACATTAAAAACAAGATTCTAACATCCATGATCCAAGAAATGATAAGCAAAACTGCATTGTAGGAGGGATTATTTAACGAGACTCAGTAGCAGCATAATTAACATCGTCACAAATTATAGTTTATGATTATTTACATGCAAAAGCCAAAGCCCATCTCTTCCCTTTTCACTTTCTAATAAAAATACACATTTATTACATTGCTTTAATCGTATTGAAATTTTCATTTATTacgaaaaattaatttgaaataattatataaaacagTGACGCATTAATATTTTTCAATAACTtaatattatatcaatattttcatctttaaaaaatcaaatctaaaagaaaattttaaaatttaaaataaaattaatgatatgacattaaactattaaaatgaataatattCTTGTTTTCATATAATCTTTTCTTTAATTCATATTCCaaccttaattttattttaaaaatacctCTTCCAATCATCCATATCGATCTATGATTAAGAATGGGCTCAAAGGCaggtttttatattattattgtcatTTTCATTGTGTTAATACACAAAGAGGTTATGGCATCTTCAGGGATGGAGATAAGGGATCCTTAGTCTAGGGTTTTTCTTATCCTTGTCTCTCTCATTTGAGTCCCAAACTATATAAGGGATGGTAAGTTGGAGCTAGCAGAGTACGAAGCCCTTCAGGGTTGGATGCAAATGTCCGTGCACGGTGTCCACATCATGTGAGCGAAGATATTATCAATGATCTTGTCGAGCCAACGGTTCCGTGGATGTAAAGTCAGTACAAGAAGATTGATGAAATGTCTTACTGCGAGGTCCTTGACAAGAAACCAGATGATAAGATATAACATTGTCATTGTCATATTATTGCTTTTGTCCTTGTTCTCGTATTTCTTATTGTTTAAGTTTCATCGTCGTTGTCACAtcgtgaaattttattttttacctcagcttttcagcttttcaaaTATCCATAGTACCAAATAAATGAAGACAATCTTTTTGTGTATTAGTTTTTAGGTGGCGTACGTTATATGTGATATATACGTATAATTGTTGTCATTatttgatattttttattttatgtaattaatataattaatcattattaaaataatctaaataTGTAAACTATTCTAATAATAAAAGAACTTAACTAGTAATTAAGGTAATTGTGTAAGATTAAAAACTATATgagataaatcttaaaattatacattaactTTGATATAATTTGTAAGGTTATTTTACCAAATTGATCCAAAAACTTTTGATATTTACAAAAATGACTCAAgtcactacaggaaaacagacttttagcggcgttttttttgcctttagtggcgtttttaaggGCCACtaaagcgccgcaaaaaacgtcgctatatgcAACACCGCAAAAATTAGTGAcgttttttggaaaaaaaaaaggccactaaccatgacctttagcggcgcatTTTTCGAAAACAccgctaaagaccaggacttttagcggcgcttttaaaaaaacgccgcttaAAACTAAgagttttagtggcgctttttcgCAAATGCcactaaagaccatgacctttagcggcgcttttttagcaaacgccgctaaagaccatgacctttagcggcgcttttttcacaaacgccgctaaagatcataaCCTTTAGCGACACTTttctcacaaacgccgctaaaaataatGATcttacaaaaaattattttattttaattaaataatatttatttctatgttaaatattatattatgtttaattttgaaatttgaactttaaactatatacatttaaggataaataaaaatattaattaaattaaattttccattaaaatttaaacttcaaaattaaatataaaaattaatgaatttaaatttaatacatagacattgattcaatatgtaatttaatacataaaaaaaaaacacacacacacacacagagaCACACAAAGTATTAGAATTTCTAAAACATAATTCATGCTAATGAGAAaataatgccaaatcatcatcacatctcattaatcaaaggaaaaagatcataaaagaagaa contains:
- the LOC108462332 gene encoding L-type lectin-domain containing receptor kinase IX.1-like — translated: MDVRILFLMLILSWAASQSFNFTSFDTSNDNIRYKGDARPINSTIQLTNLDVWRSGHAIYTEPMHLWDKYTGNLAGFTTHFTFSIQAQTNITPADGLAFFVASLEYHVPDAPDGSGIGLATGTLLFNSTENPFVAVEFDTYHNDWDPENNRVGIDINSVVSNKTIEWYSGGLDGEIIDVWISYNASSKILQVSFTGFGEDNTTIQQSLQYELDLRDYLPEWVTFGFASATGIYYELNTIHSWYFSSHLQIPGNKKGNIKFNTIMKVGFVVIGSFILLFGICLIFLFLKKKKKRREKNEVFAVRSMDKEFERVTGAKKRTFAELLEATNNFAKRQKIGEGGFGAVYRGFLKDLDSEVAIKRISTISSQGIKEYASEVRITSQLRHKNLVQLIGWCHEKKELLLVYEFMLNGSLDSHLFNGERLLEWRLRYDIAQGLASSLQYLHFECKSCVLHRDIKASNVLLDSNFNAKLGDFGLARIVSHEKAPQSTKCGGTLGYMAPEYVSSGTASQETDVYSFGIVALEIACGRRPILANANRNEINIVEWLWGLYAKGKHIEAADPRLEGKFNQQQMERLMIVGLSCAHPDFNSRPSIKQVIRMLNFEVSPPILPFQMPRIANDFTGSSKGTKRSFMPSHATTSTFEENILDLKQNFK